The region tctgcggTCTTATCAGAAGTAGCCGGTCTCCGAGGCAAGCATTGCAAACTCTCTATTATATATTCTCTGAAGTTGCTGGATGCCCTCGCGCTCCCATGATGCTGCAAGTGCAAAGGTCGCTCATGGCGGGCATCTCAGCCAGGCTGCTTGTCCGAACTGTCAGTCAATCGGGAGCTCGCCGATCCCTCGACGAGGaggagcggtgcgctcctgaagagACAATGGGAGCAATCCTTTACTACTTTTGCACCATTTCCcaccatattcttttttttttttttaataatcccccccttccccccccccccaattaacATGGGCTGTTTTCAGTCTGTGGTTTATTATAATgccgaattttattttattttttttctaggcCTATGTCGTCTTGGGTCAGTTTCTTGTGCTAAGGAAAGATGAAGAGCTTTTCAAAGATTGGTTGCGGGACACCTGCGGAGCCAACGCAAAGCAAACGCGCGACTGTTACACCTGTCTGAAAGAATGGTGTGATGCCTTCTTGTAAGACTCTTACCTTCCCAAATCCAGTCTCCGAAGACCATCACCTGCTAATGATACACCGGATCAACATCCAGGAGTGCACAGCAAGGAGAACGCCCGCCTGATCCCAGCAGCTCCATATATACCTTTTTAAGCCTTTCCTTGTTATTTCAGAAGTTGAATGTATATCCAGATTTCAGAGTTATATATTTTTTGTCActttatttttttggaaaaaaaacttGCCAAAGCTGAATGTGATACTGCCTGCTAATATACAGCAGTCTTGGAAGGGGCCTCACGAATACACCAGACTCTTAACTCTGTGCTATCATTAgttgataaaagaaaaaaaagctttGTGCCATTTTGGCTACTCGGACTACTGTAGAGCCTTGCAGCTGGAACATGGTGGCCAAATATAGCTGGCTTGTTCACTCACAAGAAACTGCTTATGTTCCCCTTAGGGCAGCATAAAACCGTGTGCCTAAGGGAAGAGTCATACGGCCTCATGACTCGGACAGGGTGTCGCAATGCAATTCTCGGACTGGCcagtggctctcctgacctgaaggtgactgcatagaaatacatgctgtcatatTCGGGTCGGGAGCACCACCAGCCAGTCTGAACATTGCATTGCGACCCCCGTCCGAGTTATACTGCCCTCTGACTCTTCCATTAGGCAGACTATGGGCTGTGATCTTTGGACTGGCCGCAGGTCTCTGAGCATGAACTCATTGGCCTCATATGTGCCTGTTGTATTTGGATGGCGAGACCCGTGTTCGGTCCAAACATCAAAGTTTGTAGCCGGACATTGTTTCCCTGATGTCTTAATTGGGTCACTTTATGGGCTTCTGGCTGTAATTTTGATCAGATCACTACTTTACGTACTGCATTTCATCCAGTCCTCTCAGTCATTAGCTCCTGCTCTGTAGTCCACtattgattggcagttttctgcctatgcacagtgtcagctgccaatgagtggtgtggacggggttatacagagttTAGCATTGAGAGGGCTAGAAGATAAGGCGTGGATTGCAtccaaactgcagcaagcagcccagtaaattacCTGGCACTGGAATTGTTTTATGTGCTTTAATTTTTAGCCTGTTTTCACATGCGGTCCCATGAGGCTGTAAGTGGTGCAGTTGATAGAAAATGTGTGCAGTTCGGACACAGccatgataactagtgatgagcgagtgtgcttgttacttgagatttccctagCATGCCCGGGTGGTCTctcagtatcttgggcgtgctcggagattaagtttgtctttgcagctgctagccagcctgaatacatgtgggggttgcctgtctgttagggaatccccacatgtattcaggctgtctagcagtcgcaaatcatgcagctatggagacataaactaaatctccgagcacacccaaaatacttggagaaacccaagtaacgagtatactcgctcattactaatgaTAACCCTTCCATAGTGAGTCTGTTTCCAAAGACCCCCTCTTAGTTCAGAAGCCCCTAGTTACGTCCCCTCCTTCAGATCCACGTGCCCACCAGTGGGCAGCCTCTATAGCCTGAGACCCATGACACACAGCTGCTTTGTCACCGGACAATAGAAAACCGACATTAATACGGCCTCGATCACACAGTGCATGCTGAGCAAACTAAAGCTGCCCTGTGTGAGCCTGTCCTTAGCAAATCTGCCAGTTATTGCAGCACGTGCATGGGGCTTGTAAACCCCGCTCACTTGCTTCTTCCAGAGTGGCAGAATTGTGGCTGCACGGCCTTATGTAGAGCGATACACGGCACGTTCTGCTAAGCAGGAGCGGAGCCGTCTGAGGTTATCGTACGTTCTGCTTTGTGTGTTGGGTCTGATGCTGTTTTAGATTGTCACAATGCTAATCTATGCCCCATAGGTTACAATGGCGTGCTGCTAAAATTAGTCGCCTTGGGCCTTGTTCACACTGCAGAGGGTCCTCATTGATTACTATAGGGTTCTGTCTGGCTTCCATCAAGGTTTTTTAGAATGGAAAAAGTTTgacttggtgcattttttttttttttgtttacttccaTGTTGAAAACAGACAAGAACCCAGCCAGACCCCATAATAATCAGCACGGCCCCTCTTGCTTCCATTTGTCAGTTCTACAatgaattagttttttttttttttttttacattttgttcttTTCCTCCAAAAATGGAATATCCAAACGAATAGTGTGAGCATAGCCTTAGCTatgtttttaaaacattttaagcacttttttttttttttctttcattacaCCTGTCTGTGTCATTTCAGATGTCATCTTTACACTTGACGTTGATGGGACTTCGCTGTAGAATTGGGAATGTAATTCAGCAAATTTATTAACAGGTGAAAATGGTCATTAAACTGGTGCAAAAAGTCGGCTGTGCGACTCGCGTAGAAACTCGCCGGGAACACTTGGAAAATTAAAGTTTAATGTTAAGTTTCTTCAGCAGTTTCTACGCGCTCGCCAGCGAGGAACCAAAAAGTGGGAACACGACTTTTGGTGATTGGAACATTTGCCTGCTGTTCTTCTCATGTTACCTCCGATTGTTTTCTGGTTTTAAAATTAAAATATTAAATTcttgttttgtttaattttttttcttttgtctttaacGTTTGTTTTTCTGCATTTACCGTGCACTGAATGAAGTCGGAGGAGCTTTGGCTAGGAAGAAGCCACCCGGGACTAGCCTAGGACTAGTCAAGCGAGACACATAGTCtggtctttagggtatgtgcacacgttcaggatttcttgcagaaatttcctgaagaaaaccggaaattttctgcaagaaatccgcattttttttttttgcgttttttttccgtttttttcgcgtttttttagcattctgcagcgtaattagcttgcagaatgctaaagttttccaagcgatctgtagcatcgcttggaaaactgactgacaagttggtcacacttgtcaaacatactgtttgacaagtgtgaccaactttttactatagatgcagcttatgcagcatctatagtaaaagatagaatgtttaaaaataataaaaaataaaaaaatgcttatactcacccagacatctcatcagcggcatccgttcgtcttcctatagctggtgtgtgcgcgcaggaccttccgtgacgtcacggtcacgtgagcggtcacatgaccgctcacgaccaatcacaggacagtgacgtcatcggcgaggtccttcgccgcacatcagctacaggaaccgaacggcagcgtgcagtggaggcgggaacactgcgcgggacatcgagggtgagtatatcgctattttttattttatttcttattttttgaccacttatatggtgcccagtgcgtggaggagagtctcctctcctccaccctgggtaccaaccgcacataatctgcttacttcccgcatggtgtgcacagccccgtgcgggaagtaagcagatcaatggacccctaggtgtgcggaatccctgcaattccgcatttttaatgaacatgttgcttttttttccgctatgcgattttttcgcggaaaaaatcgcaacatttgcacaaaaaatgcggaataccttgtaaataataggaggcataggttagcgttttttttcgcgtttttatagcgaaaaaacgcgaaaaaaacgcgaaaaatcctgaacgtgtgcacatggctttaAAGTAGTTGTTCTGTGATGGGCCACATCCTTTGTCTGACTTAGGATGCCcaaagtttgggcagcatgaatctccccattagttccctttaaccccttcactacacATGACGTAAACTTACACCATACTTTGATGCAGGCTTTCAGGCTGAGCCCAGCATCTTTCCCTGCCCATAATGACTGATTTAATGGACGTCCCTCTTTTAATTAGCGCAAAATAGTAATTtgagaaatttaaaaaataaaatttaggaAAAGCCATCAGTATCGAAGGGATGGTAGTTTGACGccccccccactgatcagctgtttgcagtTACACATCGCCGGGCACAAAGCTCCATACACCTGCTAGTGGCCATTTGCAGGAATTACAGCTCAGCTTTTTTTCACTTCTATAGGAGTCGAGCTACAGAATggtcactacacagtacagggaaaTGGCTGAGCAATGGGGGGATGCCGGGTGTTGGACCACCACTGATCTGATACTGATGAGTATCCTTTTAATGACAATGGTATGGCCTGAACGTTacctatgctttttttttttttttttttttccccaccccCATCACCTTTTTAGTATTAAGTTCCCTGATACTTTATCTGTGGGATCTGACTGCCATCTGTTAGTGCAAAGGGGAACTGATGTCAAATTCTTTGCACCATCATGGCTGATAGAGGGTCCTGTTACCTTGGTTGGGAGGATGCTCTAAGGGGGCTTGACCTAGGCTACCACATTCCAAGGTGCTGTTGTGACTGACTGCCTGTGCTTGGttggaacagtcattttgtgctgtcgACTCCCTTTAAATATGATGTAAGCAAACCTGAACCTATTGTAGGTCACTGGGTGAAAATTCTGGAGAGGGTCCCATAGTTATTGCTTGGTGAAGAGCATTGATCATCACATTTAAAGGGACTTTGCCATCTCAGAATAACTGTTCAAACGAAGCACAGGCGCGCTCAGTGCACCCTTGATGTGGCCAAACACCTACTTGTTTTCCTTCTATCTCTgcgtctatgaagccagagctgtcactcAAAGAAGAGGGGGTGGGGGTAAATTaaaaacagtaagggtatgtgtccacgttcaggattgcatcaggatttggtcaggatttttcattagtatttgtaagccaaaaccaggagtgggtgataaatgcagaagtggagcatatgattctattatacttttcctctaattgttccactcctggttttggcttacaaatactgatgaaaaatcctgaccaaatcctgatgcaatcctgaacgtggacacataccctaaaccgGTGGGAAGGTTAACTTAAATATTTGGCCACACCATGGTtgcactgagcgcctgtacttggtttgaacagtcattccgtGCTGACCGCTCCTTTAATATATCTTGGTTATAAGATGCTATTATTTCAGTTTAATGGAAGCTCAAGGGACGACCCATTGTGTCCCAGATGCAAAATGCAGTCAGTGGATTTGATCCACATTCTGGGCCTGTCCAAAATTGGAACGTCTTTGGAAAAGTGTGACGAATATTATAAATCTCGGGCCCCGATTCAtcaattttgccagaattctggcgGAAGACTgttataaaaaatatgcaaaatgtTTGCACATAAAATGGTGTAACTTTTAGGGGTTTTTCCACCAGTAATGGCCAATGCTGGCAGCTTTTTGAAAGGTGGGCAGAGCTTCTTGCCAAAGAGCAAGTGTGGCCAACAAATGTAATTTAGGCTAAATTACTACAGAAATGTCCTCCAGTCCCTGATTATAGTACCTTTGTTGCATTGGAGCAGAAATATTGGCCAATGAATTTTGCTAATCTTACTCCACATTGTCGTGCAAAACGTGTGTTGTGTATTCAGATAATGTCACCCATTTGCCACTTGTATAGATATAGGTTGATGTTGAAGAATTGAGGGCTAACAACCTAGGACAACGTCTTACCGAATTAAATAACCCAGATCAGGTGGCAGGACACTGCCTGAGTATTCAAGTAGTTGGCATTCTGACACGTGAAAATTGTCTGTTTAATGTTTGCTATTTTGGTCATCAGTGTTCCAGCACTGCTACCTCAGCCACCACTGCAAACACTCCTACTACTCCAGACATCTGTATTCCAAGCTCATCTACACCAGTCACCTCCGATCCAGCGCTGCTCCGCCAGTCACCTCCGATCCAGCGCTGCTCCGCCAGTCACCTCCGATCCAGCGCTGCTCCGCCAGTCACCTCCGATCCAGCGCTGCTCCGCCAGTCACCTCCGATCCAGCGCTGCTCCGCCAGTCACCTCCGATCCAGCGCTGCTTCGCCAGTCACCGCCGTATTCCAAGCTTATCTACACCAGTCACTGTCGATCCACCTCCATTGACATGGTATCTCTTCCACAGCCCTGTCCCCTGTTCTGCTGCACCAGCACCTCCTGTCCATGTTGCGCCAGGACTGCTCTTCCAGACTTGGGGCTTGAACGATTTACCTCCCCAGGTCAGACATAACCTAATACATGATGTATATTTGACACAATAGTGCACAAAAATTAATCTCTTTTCCCCATGAAGGTTTTGAGGAGGAGGGAAATTGGGGTTTGTTCATTGTACTTTTTCTAACTCGCAAATTTTCAATAAACCacttttttttgtctttaaagaATCAGAAAATCTATGGTGATTTTATTAGCGAGAAAATCTGCACAATGGAATAAACCCAAAACAATGAAGACATAATCTAAGATATTTCTGTGATTATTGCATATTTAGCAGTTTTACTTCATTTTTCTGGCCGGCAGGATCTTCTTGCTGAGGAGTCAGGCTGGGTGACCGCTACATGACTGTTGATGGCCGATCACATTTCTTCACATGTTTTGCCGATAATGGTTATTGCGAATTTTGGAGGATTTTGCCTTATAAAATAACGACACTTTTCCCCCTGTGGAGCATAAAAGACAAAGAATCTAGAATACTGTTACATGTACATATTATAAATAACCACATTTGCCCAATTCTGGGTCATGCCACCACAAAGCCCGCTGCAACCTTTACAAAAGAGATGGCTCTAGGCACGATAACGTAACAACAGGTGACGCAGAATAGACGTCCCGAGCGCGGAGACCCCATCGATAACCTCCTGCTACTTAATGCCAAGTAATGGCACAACCTCCCAGGTTCTGGTGCTTTAGACCAGTCAGGGAGAGATATGTAGCAAAGGCAAAGGAGACCCCAAATTATGAGGAGACTTTCCCGGATAGTAGGCTATTCTCTTTTTCCAGGGGTCTCCCAGACTTTTTGGCATAAACGGCTATAATACATCAAACTTATATTTATAGGTAACTTGGCGTTTCCGAGCACAGCAAAGTATACTGAGAATAAAGTAGTACCGTCATGTACTCAAATCCGGGGGTCTTGCAGGTCTCTAAATTTTCTTTTTTGAGGCACCCTGTTGGCTCTATAATGACTGTAAATTGGTAATTTATCCCATCGGTAACCTTAAATGAGGAAAACATAAGAAGAAACATTAGATGGTAAAAATTTTAGATTCTACTATACATAACATACACGTTCTCTACTTGATGAGGCCGGTGCAGTTACTTTGAAAATCCTTGTTTCAATCTCTGTATAATGCTTCCCCGTCTCATATTAAAATGTAACAAATGTTGACGCCAGATTTTGTTACAGATTTTCAAAATAAGTACACTAGGCTCATCAGGTCAAAGAGATCTATTTACTAATCTATGCAACTTTGGTGAAATCTGGTGACCGATTCACATTAAATAGGTTGAGCCTATACAACCTATTCCTAGATGTGTTTGTTCTATAAATATGTATGTACTTACTTTACTAATATACTTGTATTAAGAAAGCTCCAATGATGACTCTATCAACCTTGGGTCTCAGAAGAAGAACCTCCACTTCGTGCTCAACAGAGTCAGCAATCACTATGGGGCCGGAGACTGTAAAGCGTACCTCGACGCcagacaaccccccccccccactcccaAAAAAAAATCACTGGGAGCACAAGAGTTTCTTAGTTACACCCCTGCCATTTTATCGATGTCTTGCCCTTTGTAAATGTTTCGGCTGTTCAATAATGATCCACCAGGGAGAGGTTTTTCGAGGTATTAAGAGGGTAAACATACAAGCTGAGAAGTTTCATCAAAGCATTAGAAATTGAAATTGTGTAAATGTTTGGAATGAAATTCAAGAGTGGAATTGGCTCTGATGTAGGATTATCCAATGCGATTGGTGTAATGTGCAAAACCATGCTCTACGTCACATCATCTCGTCGAGACATTTGCAGTTTATTTTGCATTAAAAGCCTTTTCTTTTTAATAATTTTATGATATTGTGGTCATGGTCCAACCTCTGGGTCTCGCACTGACTGTAAGAGGCACTTAGGTCTAGATCCATCAAAACTGGCATGTTGCACTACAGTCTCGATGTAGGGTGGCCTGGAATAAGATGCTCCAAAtttattaaagaggacctgtcactaggtCAAAAGTGTCCTGTTTGGGCTCTAGTGTATTCCTTCTACTTCCCTGAgtaatacatttttggtttttttttcaatcCACCATATGGTTTCAGAGATATGGAACTTTTTAGTTTGTgctaattttaaagggaacctgtcacctgaatttggcgggacaggtttgcagtcatatgggcggggtttttgggtgtttgattcaccctttccttacccgctggctgcatgctggccgcaatattggattgcagttcatgctgtgtcctccatagtacatgcctgcgcaatgcAAGATtgaatctgtaagatgcgccaattctggcatttagcccctctcttcccacttctgtgtagcggtgggatattggtTAATGCCACCTTtgtgttgtaaggtgacattaagcccggtcaataatggagaggcggcaataagacgcctatccattgttaaccccttcccgacctgtgacacagcgtatgcgtcatgaaagtcggtgccaatccgacctgtgatgcatatgctgtgtcacagaatgatcgcgtccctgcctgTGGGTCGGGTGACCGGGGTCAATGAAAGGTCACCTGACCCGCAGGTACAGGGGGACCTATACTTGATAACAGGGTGGATTGGCTTTGCACCCCCCCgttgctacgattgctctgattggctgttgaaagtgaaacagccaatcagcaattgtaatatttcaccaatgaaacttggtgaaatattacaatccagccatggccgatgctgcaatatcatcgaccttggctggagaccacgatctaaCCCCCCCCACTGactcccctccatcctgtcctctcccctctgtcctgtcctccgctcccccacGGTCCGATCCCACCAGTCTTcccccatgggcaccgccatcttccaaaatggcggaccCATGcgtagtgcacccgccgaatctgccggccggcagattcattcattcattcattccaggtacattttgatcactgtgatagaccctatcactgtgatcaaaataaaaaaaataataaataaacccccccttatcaccttcataggtagggaaaataatcaaataaagaaaatatatttatttttccactaaggttagggttggaattagggttagggttgaaattagggttagaattagggttggaattaaagttagggttgggattagggttaggggtgtgttgggattagggtttggggtgtgttggggttagggttggagttagaattgaggggtttccactgtttaggcacatcagggggtctccaaacgcgacatggcgccatcattgattccagccaatcttgtgttcaaaaagtcaaatggtgctccctcccttccgagccccgacgtgcgcctaaacagtggtttacccaaacatatggggcatcggcgtactcaggaaaaattgcacaacaactttgggggtctaatttctcctgttatcttgggaaaataaaaaattggctaaaaattatttttatggaaaaaaatgattttttactttcacggctctgcgttataaaattctgtgaagcacttgggggttcaaagtgctcacaacacatctagataagttccttgtggtggtctagtttccaaaatggggtcacttgtgggggtttctactagttacgcacatcaggggctctgcaaactcaatgtaacgcccgcagaccactccatcaaagtctgcatttcaaaacgtcactacttcccttccgagccccgacttgtgcccaaacagtggttcccccctacatatggggtatcagcgtactcaggacaaactggacaacaacttttggggtccaatttctcctgttacctttgtgaaaataattttaaaaaaaagtcgctggctaaaaaaatcattttttgaggaaaaaaaatcattttttattttcacggctctgcgttataaacttctgtgaagcacttgggattcaaagtgctcaccacacatctaggtaagttccttggggggtctagtttccaaaatggggtcacttgtggggggtttctactgtttaggcatatcaggggctctccaaatgtaacatgacgcccgcagaccattccatcaaagtctgcatttcaaaacgtcactacttcccttctgagccccgacgtgtgcccaaacagaggttcccccccacatatggggtatcatctagatgttgcccatgtgaaaatgaaaaaaattgaggctaaaagaaaatttttgtgaaaaaaaaaggactttttcatttttacggatcaatttgtgaagcacctgggggttcatagtgctcactatgcatctagataagttccttggggggtctaatttcaaaaatgaggtcacttgtgggggagctccagtgtttaggtacacaggggctctccaaacgcgacatggtgcccgctaacgattggagctaatttttcattcaaaaagtcaaatggcgctccttcccttctgagccttgccgtatgcccaaacagtggtttatgaccacatatgaggtatcggtatactcaggagaaattgcccaacaaattttaagatccattttatcctgttacccatgttaaaattaaaaaaattgaggctgaaagaaaatTTATgctaaaaaaaagtactttttcatttttacagatcaatttgtgaaggatctgggggttcaaagtgctcactatgcatctagataagttccttggggagtctagtttccaaaatggggtcacttgtgggggagctccaatctttaggcacacaggggctctccaaaagcgacatggtgtccgctaacgattggatctaatttttcattcaaaaagtcaaatggcgctccatcccttccgagccctgccaatgcgcccaaacagtggttccccccacatgtggggtttcattgtactcaggacaaattggacaacaacttttggggtccacattttccttttaccctttggaaaataaaaaaaaattgttgctaaaagatcatttttgtgactaaaaaatgaaatattcattttttccttccatgttgcttctgcagctgtgaaacacctgaagggttaataaacttcttgaatgtggttttgagcaccttgaggggtgcagtctttagaatggtgtcactttgggtatttacagccatatagacccctcaaactgacttcaaatgtgaggtgattgcCATCTACCTCATGTCCTCAGATGTAATTATACAGAACAACCATGAGCAGAAGCATTTGGTGCTCCAACGGTGATTTCAGAAGAGAGGGAGAAAAAAGGGAGAATTTTTTTCTCTCCAGCCATGATCAATGTTACATCAGTTCTCATCCGACATATTCCCCATTGTCAATTCTTCTATGCTTTTACAGAacattgggttttattttttcagttTAGTAATTATTAAAATTTATGCTAAAAACTCCGAAAAGTGAAAAAGCAATCACTGTAAGAACTCATTTCTTTACCTGCATCAATGCCTCCTTCACGTCAGTGATCTTGCTCCAGTACAGACTGAAATTTTTCTTATTGTACGAGTTCTGGAGAAGCTTTGCCATGTGCATTACTTTTTTGGAGTCCAGGGGCAAAGTGTTCCATCCTCCGAGAACAGGAGCAACCTCTGCTTTAATCAATTCCTCCACAGGGGCGCAGTAGCCAAAAGAGACGAAACAGATGAGGAGGAGTATGATAGAATTCATATTTCAGTCTGATACATGCAAGAAATACGGCACAAGACATCCTGCAGTGCTAAGATGGTGACACCTAATATATATGCTAATGGAATCCAGCCTATCCCTTTCAGTACACGAGTGAGGAGCCAAGTCATGTAACTTTACTAACAGCAAATATTAGGACCTGTCAACAAAGGATGGTGTGGTTAGTTTACAGATGTAGGTTTTGCAAAGACTCttcttaaggccgggatcacacatgtgagaaacacgtccgtgtctcgcatgtgaaacccaagctctggcgccggcactgtggagcggagcgtgcggccgcataggaacacatggagctgcacgctccgctcccaagtgccggcgccagagcttgggtttcacatgcgagacacggacgtgtttctcgcatgtgtgatcccggcctaaatggGTATCTCAAGTTTGTTGTTTGGGTGCACACGTCTCCCCAGCCTCAACGCCTTATGTTCATGAAGATTGACAGTTCAAGCCTCTGACATAGCTCCACCATTGCTCTGTACCATCTCAAACTGGCTAGTAAGACCCAGCTAAGTGGAGAGGTGCTGCCCAGCCGGGTACGGGGTGTTCCTGCTGACCATCCTATTTTTCATGTGACCAGTATTTTATTCAATGGCCACCATGTACTATGTAAAAGT is a window of Ranitomeya variabilis isolate aRanVar5 chromosome 2, aRanVar5.hap1, whole genome shotgun sequence DNA encoding:
- the BANF1 gene encoding barrier-to-autointegration factor, translating into MSSTSQKHKDFVAEPMGEKEVQCLAGIGDVLGGKLVDKGFDKAYVVLGQFLVLRKDEELFKDWLRDTCGANAKQTRDCYTCLKEWCDAFL
- the LOC143806691 gene encoding cystatin-S-like gives rise to the protein MNSIILLLICFVSFGYCAPVEELIKAEVAPVLGGWNTLPLDSKKVMHMAKLLQNSYNKKNFSLYWSKITDVKEALMQVTDGINYQFTVIIEPTGCLKKENLETCKTPGFEYMTGEKCRYFIRQNPPKFAITIIGKTCEEM